A single Vulcanisaeta distributa DSM 14429 DNA region contains:
- a CDS encoding zinc finger domain-containing protein — MALPRVERPRPVLHGPTVPVCSSCGKPIKPYERATHFLCPNCGKAEIWRCEHCRRTGNPYKCPVCGFEGP, encoded by the coding sequence ATGGCGCTACCCAGGGTTGAGAGGCCGAGGCCAGTACTCCATGGACCAACCGTACCAGTGTGTAGTTCGTGTGGTAAGCCAATAAAGCCATATGAGAGGGCAACACACTTCCTATGCCCAAACTGTGGTAAGGCTGAGATCTGGAGATGCGAGCACTGTAGGAGAACTGGGAATCCATACAAATGCCCAGTCTGTGGTTTTGAAGGCCCGTAA
- a CDS encoding stage II sporulation protein M yields MIINIKRVALTYVVELILLVLLSIIGFYVGPSFVNQSVINSLRNQLISTADLGPNYIFLHNLEIDSLMAIPVVGPLFFVLALVMTGFVLGVYVAYALNSIIGLVISLFITMFFPHGIIELLAYAFSTTGSITFTRDLINSLRGGRRIGKGDVTALIIYYLISVILLYIAANVEYFEITALRGLISSMIS; encoded by the coding sequence ATGATAATTAATATCAAGAGGGTTGCCCTGACCTATGTGGTTGAATTAATCCTACTGGTACTCCTATCAATAATTGGTTTTTATGTCGGTCCCTCGTTCGTAAACCAATCAGTGATTAATTCGTTACGTAATCAATTAATAAGCACCGCTGATCTAGGCCCAAATTACATCTTCCTTCATAACCTGGAGATTGACTCACTAATGGCAATCCCCGTGGTTGGCCCACTCTTCTTCGTGCTTGCCCTAGTAATGACGGGGTTCGTACTAGGCGTGTATGTGGCATATGCGTTAAACTCAATAATTGGTCTCGTAATATCCCTATTCATAACAATGTTCTTCCCTCATGGAATCATAGAACTCCTCGCATATGCCTTCTCCACGACTGGCTCAATAACCTTCACGAGGGATCTCATTAATTCATTGCGTGGCGGTAGACGTATTGGTAAGGGCGATGTCACGGCATTAATAATATATTACCTAATATCAGTGATACTTCTCTATATAGCCGCGAATGTTGAGTACTTCGAGATAACGGCGCTAAGGGGCTTGATAAGTAGTATGATTAGTTAG
- a CDS encoding V-type ATP synthase subunit D, which produces MAFERPVPSRLTLLRLRNQERLYRSIKKTVEDARNATIQRIRAIIPKLESARKSVYEELNRVSLMLKAAVSKISIEDYGKLSEVVRPSVDVEFVDIIMEGLKFRGLEFRGVSSPNYGIFAIPPELDSALYGIYGNFKAISEMMNLESLFYTLLARVREYQRMVNAIDNVLLPRIVESARFVRLKLDEDEREEFVRRIVINRLLETMGRR; this is translated from the coding sequence GTGGCCTTTGAGAGGCCAGTACCATCAAGGCTAACCCTATTAAGACTGAGGAACCAAGAGAGGCTTTACAGGAGTATTAAGAAGACGGTTGAGGATGCGAGGAATGCGACAATACAGAGGATTAGAGCAATAATACCAAAGCTCGAGAGTGCCAGGAAGAGCGTATACGAGGAATTGAACAGGGTATCCCTAATGCTTAAGGCTGCGGTTTCGAAGATTAGCATAGAGGATTACGGCAAATTAAGCGAGGTTGTGAGGCCATCCGTTGACGTGGAGTTTGTGGACATAATAATGGAGGGACTTAAGTTCAGGGGGCTTGAGTTTAGGGGTGTTTCAAGCCCTAATTATGGAATCTTCGCAATACCACCAGAGCTCGATAGCGCCCTATACGGTATTTACGGCAATTTCAAGGCCATTTCAGAGATGATGAATCTAGAAAGCCTATTCTATACGTTACTGGCTAGAGTTAGGGAGTACCAGAGAATGGTCAATGCCATAGACAACGTACTACTGCCCAGGATCGTTGAGAGTGCGAGGTTCGTTAGGCTTAAGCTTGATGAGGATGAACGTGAGGAGTTCGTTAGGAGGATAGTAATTAATAGACTACTCGAAACGATGGGTAGACGTTGA
- a CDS encoding GTPase, whose product MSRVSQAEAWRRVRSVLEMSDLVLEVIDSRDPVETRNKRVEELLNKLGKPLIIVINKADLVPIEVLKEWKEYLGREHPTVFISAKNRLGTRKLIVSIKQHAPRLPVRVSVVGYPNVGKSTIINYLKGRHVAETSPVPGWTIGEQVVRAKQWLIVIDTPGVIPPEEVRDEALLIIKGAIDPTKLEDPVLPAVKLIMRIKSFNPKAFMDRYGIDAEDPMELLELVGRKRGLLLKGGKVNIREAAIAVIRDWILGKLTYYYRPGVIGNA is encoded by the coding sequence ATGAGTAGGGTAAGCCAGGCGGAAGCTTGGAGGAGGGTTAGAAGTGTGCTGGAGATGAGTGATTTAGTACTTGAGGTTATTGATTCTAGGGATCCCGTGGAGACCAGGAATAAGAGGGTTGAAGAATTACTGAATAAGTTAGGTAAGCCATTGATAATCGTAATTAACAAGGCTGACTTAGTGCCTATCGAAGTGCTTAAGGAGTGGAAGGAGTACCTCGGTCGGGAGCATCCCACGGTGTTCATAAGCGCTAAGAATAGGTTAGGCACTAGGAAGCTAATAGTCAGTATTAAGCAACACGCACCTAGACTCCCTGTTAGGGTCTCCGTGGTTGGCTATCCAAACGTGGGTAAGTCAACAATAATTAATTACCTTAAGGGCAGGCATGTTGCGGAGACGAGTCCAGTGCCTGGTTGGACAATTGGCGAACAGGTAGTTAGAGCCAAGCAGTGGCTTATAGTCATAGATACGCCCGGCGTTATACCGCCTGAGGAGGTTAGGGATGAGGCGTTACTTATTATTAAGGGTGCCATAGACCCTACCAAGCTTGAGGACCCTGTTTTACCAGCGGTAAAGTTAATAATGAGGATTAAGTCGTTCAACCCCAAGGCATTTATGGATAGGTATGGCATTGATGCAGAGGACCCAATGGAGCTCCTGGAATTAGTTGGTAGAAAAAGGGGATTGCTCCTAAAGGGTGGTAAGGTGAATATTAGGGAGGCTGCTATCGCCGTGATTAGGGATTGGATACTCGGTAAATTAACCTATTACTATAGGCCTGGGGTGATTGGTAATGCCTAG
- the infB gene encoding translation initiation factor IF-2, translated as MSKVDSSFVDYRPPITVVVGHVDVGKTLLLDKIRGTFVAYREPGMITQHIGLSFIPWNAVERIADPLLTKFRLKGKVWIKGFLMVDTPGHAAFSNLRRRGGSVADLAVLVIDITRGFEEQTYESLTLIRSRNIPFVVAANKLDRIYGWEPHENAPFLDSYEKQREDVQGRVEEAIARIIEEFNKLGMDADRYDRVRDFNTQVPIVPTSAVTGEGLADLLVVLAGLSQRFSRDKLRVTYGPGKGVVMEIREEKGWGVTADVVLYDGVIRKGDLIVTAGLEGPVSTKVKMLVMPKPLDEMRDPEDRYMFMDEVKAAAGVKIIADGLDQVVPGAPVFVVPQEASLDEYVKLVREEVSEVKIETDRDGVVAKADTLGTLEAMVIYLRSQGIPVRKADVGNVSRRDVVDASIVRRKNPLYGVVLAFNVNVPHDVEVEAMQYGVKIFRNEILYRLVEEFTQWYKEQKTKLIEMELDKYVRPGKIRILPGYVFRRSNPVIVGIAVLEGVIKPGYPLIRGDGRRVGTIMQIQDKGKNIPEARKGMEVAISIEGNIMVGRQIKEGDELYVDVPEEHAITLMTQFKDQLTEDEIALLKEILKIKRSSK; from the coding sequence ATGAGTAAGGTTGATTCATCATTCGTGGATTATAGGCCGCCGATCACCGTGGTAGTCGGCCACGTTGATGTCGGCAAGACACTACTCCTTGATAAGATAAGGGGCACCTTCGTAGCCTATAGGGAGCCCGGCATGATAACGCAGCATATAGGCTTGTCATTCATACCCTGGAACGCCGTGGAGAGGATAGCCGACCCACTGCTCACGAAGTTTAGGCTTAAGGGTAAGGTGTGGATTAAGGGCTTCCTCATGGTCGACACGCCGGGCCACGCAGCCTTCTCCAACCTGAGACGTAGAGGCGGTTCTGTGGCTGATTTGGCTGTCTTGGTGATAGATATTACGAGGGGGTTTGAGGAGCAAACTTATGAAAGTCTCACCCTGATCAGGTCCAGGAACATACCCTTTGTGGTCGCAGCGAATAAGCTTGACAGGATATATGGTTGGGAACCCCATGAAAATGCGCCGTTCCTTGACTCATATGAGAAACAGAGGGAGGATGTTCAGGGTAGGGTTGAGGAGGCCATTGCGAGGATAATAGAGGAATTCAATAAGTTGGGTATGGATGCTGACAGATATGATAGAGTGAGGGACTTCAATACCCAGGTGCCTATTGTACCCACGAGTGCGGTCACTGGTGAGGGATTAGCCGACTTATTAGTTGTACTTGCTGGGTTAAGCCAGAGATTTAGTAGGGATAAGTTGAGGGTTACGTACGGGCCAGGTAAGGGCGTTGTCATGGAGATTAGGGAGGAGAAGGGCTGGGGTGTCACGGCAGATGTTGTGCTTTATGATGGGGTGATTAGGAAGGGAGACCTAATAGTTACAGCGGGGCTCGAGGGCCCAGTAAGCACTAAGGTTAAGATGCTCGTCATGCCAAAGCCACTTGACGAGATGAGGGATCCTGAGGATAGGTATATGTTCATGGATGAGGTTAAGGCAGCGGCTGGTGTAAAGATAATCGCTGATGGGCTTGACCAAGTCGTCCCAGGCGCACCCGTCTTCGTCGTTCCTCAGGAGGCTTCGCTGGACGAGTATGTGAAGTTGGTTAGGGAGGAGGTTTCGGAGGTTAAGATTGAGACTGATAGGGATGGTGTCGTTGCTAAGGCCGATACGTTGGGTACCCTCGAGGCAATGGTAATCTACCTTAGGAGTCAGGGTATACCCGTTAGGAAGGCCGACGTTGGTAATGTAAGTAGGAGGGACGTTGTTGATGCCTCAATTGTCAGGAGGAAGAACCCGCTCTACGGCGTCGTCCTAGCGTTCAACGTTAATGTTCCTCATGATGTCGAGGTGGAGGCCATGCAGTATGGGGTTAAGATATTTAGGAATGAGATACTGTATAGGCTTGTCGAGGAGTTCACCCAGTGGTATAAGGAACAGAAGACGAAGCTCATAGAGATGGAGCTCGATAAGTACGTAAGGCCTGGAAAGATAAGGATCCTCCCCGGCTACGTATTCAGGAGGAGTAATCCAGTCATTGTTGGTATTGCCGTGCTTGAGGGGGTGATAAAGCCTGGGTATCCATTGATAAGGGGTGATGGCAGGAGGGTAGGCACCATAATGCAGATTCAGGATAAGGGTAAGAACATACCAGAGGCTAGGAAGGGTATGGAAGTCGCAATATCAATAGAGGGTAATATAATGGTTGGTAGGCAGATTAAGGAGGGCGATGAGCTGTACGTGGATGTTCCTGAAGAGCACGCAATAACCCTAATGACACAATTCAAGGACCAATTAACGGAGGACGAAATAGCACTACTCAAGGAGATACTAAAGATCAAGCGTTCATCGAAATGA